A single genomic interval of bacterium harbors:
- a CDS encoding thioredoxin family protein, which yields MVLLLALAVALPAHAATVGQPAPAFTLSDQDGATVALESFAGKVVVLEWTNPDCPFVKRHYRTKTMTTLAERFGKEGVVWLAVSSTATLDPARLRTWRSEEGITYPILDDRAGTVGHAYGAKTTPHLFVIDPKGVLVYAGGIDDDPAGESGDKATNYVALALEDVTAGKPVRTPETKPYGCSVKYAN from the coding sequence ATGGTGCTGCTGCTCGCGCTGGCCGTCGCGCTGCCGGCGCACGCGGCCACCGTCGGACAGCCGGCGCCGGCGTTCACGCTCAGCGATCAGGACGGTGCCACCGTCGCGCTCGAGTCCTTCGCCGGCAAGGTCGTCGTCCTCGAGTGGACGAACCCGGACTGCCCGTTCGTGAAGCGTCACTACCGCACGAAGACGATGACCACGCTGGCCGAGCGCTTCGGCAAGGAGGGCGTCGTCTGGCTCGCGGTGAGCAGCACGGCGACGCTCGACCCGGCGCGGCTGCGCACGTGGCGCAGCGAGGAGGGCATCACGTACCCCATCCTCGACGACCGCGCCGGCACCGTCGGCCACGCCTACGGCGCCAAGACGACGCCGCACCTGTTCGTCATCGATCCGAAGGGCGTGCTCGTCTACGCCGGCGGCATCGACGACGACCCGGCGGGGGAGAGCGGCGACAAGGCGACCAACTACGTCGCGCTGGCGCTCGAGGACGTGACCGCCGGCAAGCCGGTGCGCACGCCGGAGACGAAGCCGTACGGCTGCTCCGTGAAGTACGCCAACTGA
- a CDS encoding cupin, which yields MPTRAPTLVAAPTRIVAAGNKPKDIDEYVGRVTTGTAGVSVAHMRSPAGWVEPGQTPAFDEYTLVLHGMLRVEHRDGALEVHAGQAVIAHAGEWVRYGSPAPGGAEYVAVCLPAFSPDTVHRDG from the coding sequence ATGCCGACCCGTGCCCCGACCCTCGTCGCCGCGCCCACCCGCATCGTCGCCGCCGGCAACAAGCCGAAGGACATCGACGAGTACGTGGGTCGCGTGACGACCGGGACCGCGGGCGTCAGCGTCGCGCACATGCGGAGCCCCGCCGGCTGGGTCGAGCCGGGGCAGACGCCGGCGTTCGACGAGTACACCCTCGTCCTGCACGGCATGCTGCGCGTCGAGCACCGCGACGGGGCGCTCGAGGTGCACGCCGGCCAGGCGGTGATCGCCCATGCCGGCGAGTGGGTGCGCTACGGCTCGCCCGCCCCCGGGGGCGCCGAGTACGTCGCCGTCTGCCTGCCGGCGTTCTCGCCCGACACCGTGCACCGGGACGGTTGA
- a CDS encoding matrixin family metalloprotease, which yields MRCMRGGGLPLWLLAWLLVAVPAAASMLVPMSDADLLAASDLVVRGTVRRIETVALADGRVVTETVLRVRDVLKGRLRRQKIVVTQPGGWLAERLVWIHGAAEFARGEDAIVFLRRTRDRRLRTTALGLGKWHVDAAGTAWRTIPRRERRSAAAFLAELARAGAAQPAAAVVPDGRVVAAGDRHATARYTFLGSPPGRWPSPKVVFTQGPLDPVLGAALTTGVVADALAAWNGVATAALTLSTKGLAPARRSVAGGVCDGVSVIQFGDPLDEIDDLSPGCTGVLAVGGFCASATPSVVGGTTFRTITEGDLTMNDRLGVCFTAAEVAEVVTHELGHAIGLGHSSENPKEANAALASATMYFLAHFDGRGAALRADDRAGVTAIYPGPAAGAPDADGDGVPDAADACAATPPGAAVGADGCACADAGHPGCDDGSACTADACNPASGACVHTAVACDDADPCTADACHAALGCTHVPVPDTDGDGLCDAIDDSDGDGVFDLGDRCPDTAPGSVADATGCACADAGHRGCDDRDACTADACDPATAGCTHVARSCADDDPCTADACDPAAGCRHTPVGDTDGDGLCDAEDRCPRLPNASQDDGDGDGVGDACSCSAARPGVCVPAGGKAFVRCLVEWRPAAPTTLRRGLPAGRVVCRDGDPACDADALPGQCTLVAQPCINNVDPRFPDCVALATSRLALVGAKGARGRRAADAALAVALAAAIDLRAQTPNQCGAPLSLVVPTRGARPGKRVVALRAETRTGRATATLRLTCLP from the coding sequence ATGCGGTGCATGCGCGGCGGCGGGCTTCCGCTGTGGCTGCTGGCGTGGCTGCTGGTCGCGGTGCCGGCGGCGGCCAGCATGCTCGTACCGATGTCGGACGCGGACCTGCTGGCGGCCTCCGATCTGGTCGTGCGCGGCACCGTGCGCCGCATCGAGACGGTCGCGCTGGCGGACGGGCGGGTCGTCACCGAGACGGTGCTCCGCGTCCGCGACGTGCTGAAGGGCCGCCTGCGGCGCCAGAAGATCGTCGTCACCCAGCCGGGCGGCTGGCTCGCCGAGCGGCTGGTGTGGATCCACGGCGCCGCGGAGTTCGCGCGCGGCGAGGACGCGATCGTCTTCCTGCGCCGCACCCGCGACCGCCGGCTGCGCACCACGGCGCTCGGGCTCGGCAAGTGGCACGTCGATGCCGCGGGCACGGCGTGGCGGACGATCCCGCGGCGCGAGCGGCGGAGCGCGGCGGCGTTCCTCGCCGAGCTGGCGCGCGCGGGCGCGGCGCAGCCCGCCGCCGCGGTCGTGCCCGACGGCCGCGTCGTCGCCGCGGGCGACCGCCATGCGACGGCGCGCTACACCTTCCTCGGCAGCCCGCCCGGGCGCTGGCCGTCGCCCAAGGTGGTCTTCACGCAGGGCCCGCTCGATCCCGTTCTCGGCGCCGCGCTGACCACCGGCGTGGTCGCGGATGCGCTCGCCGCCTGGAACGGCGTCGCCACGGCCGCCCTGACGCTGTCGACGAAGGGCCTCGCGCCGGCGCGGAGGTCGGTGGCCGGCGGCGTGTGCGACGGCGTCAGCGTGATCCAGTTCGGCGACCCGCTCGACGAGATCGACGATCTCAGCCCCGGCTGCACGGGCGTCCTCGCCGTCGGCGGCTTCTGCGCGTCGGCCACGCCCAGCGTCGTCGGCGGCACGACGTTCCGCACCATCACCGAGGGCGACCTCACCATGAACGACCGCCTCGGCGTCTGCTTCACCGCCGCCGAGGTGGCCGAGGTGGTGACGCACGAGCTCGGCCACGCCATCGGGCTCGGACACTCGTCCGAGAACCCGAAGGAGGCGAACGCCGCCCTCGCGAGCGCGACGATGTACTTCCTCGCGCACTTCGACGGCCGCGGCGCGGCGCTGCGCGCCGACGATCGGGCGGGCGTGACGGCGATCTATCCGGGCCCCGCCGCAGGCGCGCCGGACGCCGACGGCGACGGCGTTCCCGACGCCGCCGACGCCTGCGCTGCGACGCCGCCCGGCGCGGCGGTCGGCGCCGACGGCTGTGCCTGCGCCGACGCCGGGCACCCCGGCTGCGACGACGGCTCGGCCTGCACCGCCGACGCCTGCAACCCGGCGAGCGGCGCCTGCGTGCACACCGCCGTCGCCTGCGACGACGCCGATCCGTGCACCGCCGACGCCTGCCACGCAGCGCTCGGCTGCACGCACGTCCCCGTGCCCGACACCGACGGCGACGGCCTCTGCGACGCCATCGACGACTCCGACGGCGACGGCGTCTTCGACCTCGGCGACCGCTGTCCCGACACCGCGCCGGGCAGCGTCGCCGACGCGACCGGCTGCGCCTGCGCCGACGCCGGCCATCGCGGCTGCGACGATCGCGACGCCTGCACCGCCGACGCCTGCGATCCGGCGACGGCCGGCTGCACGCACGTGGCCCGCAGCTGCGCCGACGACGACCCGTGCACGGCCGACGCCTGCGATCCCGCCGCGGGGTGCCGGCACACGCCCGTCGGCGACACGGACGGCGACGGGCTCTGTGACGCCGAGGACCGCTGCCCGCGATTGCCGAACGCGTCGCAGGACGACGGCGACGGCGACGGCGTCGGCGACGCGTGCTCGTGCAGCGCGGCGCGGCCCGGGGTCTGCGTGCCGGCGGGCGGCAAGGCTTTCGTGCGCTGCCTCGTCGAGTGGCGGCCGGCGGCGCCCACGACGCTGCGCCGCGGCCTGCCGGCGGGCCGCGTCGTGTGCCGCGACGGCGATCCGGCCTGCGACGCCGACGCGCTACCGGGACAGTGCACGCTCGTGGCGCAGCCCTGCATCAACAACGTCGACCCGCGCTTCCCGGACTGCGTCGCGCTGGCGACGAGCCGTCTCGCCCTGGTGGGCGCGAAGGGCGCGCGGGGGCGGCGCGCGGCGGACGCGGCGCTGGCCGTCGCGCTGGCGGCGGCGATCGATCTGCGTGCGCAGACGCCGAACCAGTGCGGCGCACCGCTCTCGCTCGTCGTCCCGACGCGGGGCGCACGGCCGGGCAAGCGCGTCGTCGCACTGCGCGCCGAGACCCGCACCGGCCGCGCCACCGCGACGCTGCGGCTCACCTGCCTGCCCTGA
- a CDS encoding helix-turn-helix domain-containing protein, producing the protein MARRIRSREEAERWCDWMHGLGASTRRLRTLLGLTQEQLGRLAGVSQGAVSRLEGGRGLSTPLMVVVRIQQAFQQCLARIDPRQLSADAQAALAHERSGVLETLDDVGGLRMLQAPHLAEYMELWHRVHPRRRNTFLDVVRATAEAMRSMPAADVDSAGTHLRGADAPAAP; encoded by the coding sequence ATGGCACGACGGATCCGATCCCGGGAAGAGGCGGAGCGGTGGTGCGATTGGATGCACGGCCTCGGGGCGAGCACGCGGCGGCTGCGCACGCTGCTCGGCCTGACGCAGGAGCAGCTCGGGCGTCTCGCCGGGGTGAGCCAGGGTGCGGTGAGCCGCCTCGAAGGCGGACGCGGGCTGTCGACGCCGCTCATGGTCGTCGTGCGCATCCAGCAGGCGTTCCAGCAGTGTCTCGCCCGCATCGACCCACGACAGCTGTCGGCGGACGCGCAGGCCGCCCTCGCACACGAGCGCAGCGGTGTGCTGGAGACGCTCGACGACGTGGGGGGGCTGCGGATGCTCCAGGCACCGCACCTCGCCGAGTACATGGAGCTGTGGCACCGCGTGCATCCCCGCCGCCGGAACACGTTCCTCGACGTCGTACGCGCGACCGCCGAGGCGATGCGCTCCATGCCCGCCGCCGACGTGGACAGCGCTGGAACCCACCTGCGCGGCGCCGATGCGCCTGCCGCACCGTGA